TCCAGCGCCAGCTCCTCCAAGGCCGGTTTGTAATTGTCCACCAGCGCATCCAGCAAACTATGCGCCACCCGGTCCGGGGCGCGGGCAATATGGATGTTGCTGCGCAGACAGCGCTCTTCCAGCGCCTGCACACTGCGCTGGGGCAAATCGTGGTACGTCACCAAAAAGTTGCGCCCCAGAAAGAAGTTCAGCTCGCTGGTCGCAAACACCCCGTCCTTGCGGCTGTAATCCACCGCATGAATCACCATGAACAAGTAGGGGCTGAACCTATCCTCATCTTTGGGCTGGTATTCCTCCACCTTGGGCGACTGGCTTTCCATCACGCAGTCTTCAATGCTCAGGGGATGGAAATGAAAGATGTCTTCCAAAACCAGTTTCGCTTCCTCGGCGGAGGCATTTTCCAGGTCCACCCACAAAAACAAATTGGTGTCCGCCAGCAAAGTGGGCATCAAAAACGGTTGAATATCCCGCATGTGCAGGCGGCCCTGGGTGGTAAAGGCAAAAGACCGTATCATATTTTCACATTCAACAAGGCATCGGCCCCCGTGTCATCATGACACAAACAGTCCATTATCCATCCTGCCGGCACAAGTCAACCTTCAATTCATGACCTGCGGTATTTTTCCTGCGGACTTGGAGTTATGGCAGGGCTTTTAGCCGCTTGGGGGGGCGTTTCTCCCCGCCTGTCCTGCGGGAGGTGGGCGGACTTCCATTAAACCCGGCTTGCGTGGTTATCCCGCGACTTTCCACCGGCGTTAACAAGCAGCTTGCCTTTACCGCCAGTTTCAGGAATGAATCTCTCGCGCACGGCGACGCCGTGTGCTACTCCAATTGCACTATGGGTCATGTAAAATTGCATATACCGGGGCCGGTGGAAGTCAGTGAAAAGACTTTCCGGGCCTTTTGCACCCCCATGATTGGCCATCGCAGCCAGGCCTTCAAAGACCTGTATGCGAAAATCCAGCCGCAGTTGCAGGAACTGCTCTACACCAAGCAACTGGTATATCTGAGCACTTCCTCCGCGTGGGGCGTCATGGAGGCCGCCATCCGCAACCTGGTTTCCAGGAAAGTCCTCAACTGCATGTGCGGCGCGTTTTCCGACAAATGGTATGATGTCGCCAAACGCTGCGGCAAGGAGGCCGAGCCATTGCAGGTGCCCTGGGGGTCGCCCATCCGCGCCGAGCAGATTGACGCCCGGCTGGCCACGGGCCAGTTCGACGCCCTGACGCTCATCCACAACGAAACCTCCACCGGCGTGATGAGCCCCGTGTATGAAATTGCCGAGTTAAAGAAAAAATACCCGGACGTCATGTTCATCGTGGACGCCGTCAGCTCCATGACGGCCGTCAAGCTGGAGTTTGACAAGCTGGGGATTGATGTGCTGCTCGCCGGCACGCAAAAGGCCTTTGCGCTGCCGCCGGGCATGACGGTGTTTGTCTGCTCCCCCGCCGCGCTGGCCAAGGCTGCCACCATGAAGGACCGCGGCTACTATTTTGATTTCGTTGAATTCCAGAAAAATGCCGAGCAAAGCATGACGCCCAGCACGCCGAGCATC
This is a stretch of genomic DNA from Fontisphaera persica. It encodes these proteins:
- a CDS encoding pyridoxal-phosphate-dependent aminotransferase family protein, with the translated sequence MGHVKLHIPGPVEVSEKTFRAFCTPMIGHRSQAFKDLYAKIQPQLQELLYTKQLVYLSTSSAWGVMEAAIRNLVSRKVLNCMCGAFSDKWYDVAKRCGKEAEPLQVPWGSPIRAEQIDARLATGQFDALTLIHNETSTGVMSPVYEIAELKKKYPDVMFIVDAVSSMTAVKLEFDKLGIDVLLAGTQKAFALPPGMTVFVCSPAALAKAATMKDRGYYFDFVEFQKNAEQSMTPSTPSIGHVFALASKLEDIFQEGLEARFARHKKLAEMTRAWAAKHGFTLFPEAGFESVTLTCINNGAKPGGRVVDVPKLQKLVREQGFLIDGGYGKIKGTTFRISNMGDETEATMQQLYAALDNAMKQL
- the corA gene encoding magnesium/cobalt transporter CorA, translated to MIRSFAFTTQGRLHMRDIQPFLMPTLLADTNLFLWVDLENASAEEAKLVLEDIFHFHPLSIEDCVMESQSPKVEEYQPKDEDRFSPYLFMVIHAVDYSRKDGVFATSELNFFLGRNFLVTYHDLPQRSVQALEERCLRSNIHIARAPDRVAHSLLDALVDNYKPALEELALEIAELEQQVVQGSGPQVLNKILQAKKEVMHLRQIISPQREVLARFARGEFKLIRAHMVPYYRDVYDGLFRIYELAQTYDDRLTGVLQVYLNLSANRTSEVVKLLTLITVITTPLMLVGTWYGMNFKNMPELEWQYGYLLAFLVTVSTTAVTFWYFKKRHWF